A section of the Schistosoma haematobium chromosome ZW, whole genome shotgun sequence genome encodes:
- the JOSD1 gene encoding Josephin-1 (EggNog:ENOG410V4S7~COG:S~MEROPS:MER0124068) produces the protein MNSVTNSNKIYHERQSKMFCALHALNNVFQDKIFSKHCLDKIADNLNSNSFINPHRNVFGLGNYDANVLVIALQQCGYDIVWCDKRKTIAAHNLNFDNIFGYILNTFSNRRIFNLTLPYSGSHWIGLRKLEHDDKYSYFNLDSKLCEPVVVASTDDEFVNYLEGRLREYPETQLLFVVSNEVLQQRSWTHNKQ, from the coding sequence ATGAATTCAGTGACcaattcaaataaaatttaccATGAACGTCAATCTAAAATGTTTTGTGCATTGCATGCACTGAATAATGTATTTCAggataaaatattttcaaagcaTTGCTTAGATAAAATAGCTGATAATCTTAATagcaattcatttattaatccACATAGAAATGTATTTGGACTGGGGAATTATGACGCAAATGTGTTAGTTATTGCTCTTCAACAATGTGGTTATGATATTGTTTGGTGTGATAAACGCAAAACAATTGCTGCGCATAATCtaaattttgataatatttttggatatatattgAACACATTTTCTAATCGTCGTATTTTTAACTTAACATTACCATATTCAGGAAGTCATTGGATTGGTTTACGAAAATTAGAGCatgatgataaatattcatattttaatttaGATTCTAAATTATGCGAACCGGTTGTAGTTGCGTCAACGGATGATGAGTTTGTTAACTATTTAGAAGGACGTCTTAGAGAGTATCCAGAGACTCAACTTTTATTTGTCGTATCCAATGAAGTGCTTCAGCAACGATCTTGGACGCATAATAAACAATGA
- a CDS encoding hypothetical protein (EggNog:ENOG410KD7X), translating into MTEQTPKLLKLKTTSLPSFQLMPLWPDNIKAWFCYAEADFYEHGVNDTRAQFLAVIKALPREFNRYVTPSMFSSDVTEPYETLKRSILKHGETTNRLRLDQLLNNIDLHDGSATDMLLRMKEVIGQRTYDDGRFRRRFLSKLPQQVQAVLILFQNNTVDELAAFADRILEISKSSNIEDFSVEEKPQATQNDIKELCHALTRYLRFRNDCRRSHTPRRSTTRRRSVSRSRETNNIDWCWYHNQYGKSSRNCRKPCNFFNSKSTGTKNNSGNFQAGTR; encoded by the coding sequence ATGACAGAACAGACACCCAAGTTACTTAAGCTAAAGACTACGTCCCTACCCTCGTTTCAACTAATGCCATTGTGGCCAGACAACATcaaagcctggttctgctacgcagaagcagACTtctacgagcacggcgtgaacgacacacgtgcacaattcctcgcagtaatcaaggcactaccgcgcgaattcaacaggtacgtaacacctagcatGTTTAGTAGTGATGTTACGGAACCCTACGAAACACTGAAACGATCTATCCTTAAACACGGGGAAACAACCAATCGACTaaggttagaccaactcctTAATAATATCGACCTTCATGACGgctctgcgacagacatgttgctaaGAATGAAAGAGGTTATTGGCCAAAGAACTTACGACGATGGCCGATTCAGGCGACGGTTCTtatccaaacttcctcaacaggtgcaagctgtgTTGATCTTGTTTCAAAACAACACCGTAGATGAGCTGGCTGCATTTGCCGACCGCATCTTAGAAATCAGCAAATCTTCTAACATCGAGGATTTTTCGGTCGAAGAAAAGCCTCAAGCGACCCAGAATGACATAAAAGAGTTATGTCATGCACTTACACGTTATCTTAGATTTCGTAACGACTGTAGACGGTCACACACTCCGCGAAGAAGCACTACACGtaggcgatctgtctctagatcCCGAGAGACGAATAACatcgactggtgctggtatcataaccagtatggaaagtcctCCAGAAATTGCAGGAAACCCTGCAATTTTTTCAACTCAAAATCGACTGgcacgaaaaacaattcgggaaacttccaagccgggaCGCGTTAA